From Nonlabens sp. Ci31, the proteins below share one genomic window:
- a CDS encoding putative LPS assembly protein LptD, whose amino-acid sequence MSITAQELPETGTPIPVKKPNPEQNKEEKKPVNKEVVNIPEVQKDTVVNDSVKKPKAFLEYRIESSAKDYKRIDRKGNTITLYNEAKIIYGDITIEAGKIIINNNTGDVFAYGILKDSLGYTQRPVFSQGSNIVKPDSIIFNKNSQKALTFNSETTQGEFNVIAETTKKVNDSVFYMQNARFTTSKNPENPEYYFLARKIKFVPNKKIVTGLVNMYIADVPTPLGLPFAYFPMTTERKSGIIIPSFGNNNSQGYFLQNGGYYFAVNDYMDLTLLGDYFTNGSYGGRVESNYSVRYKFNGSVRFLYENQLQSERGFSDFAQTSRYNLNWQHSQDAKSNPSSRFSASVNLGSSQFFRQSFNQVNQSATLVNNLSSSISYSKAFPGEPQVNFSTSVTHNQNTNTNAVNLTLPTLQGSVSRIFPFAPKEGTKKGVIENINLQYNLRGENRITTTDEDFFTDKMFDNAVMGLKHSIPIATNFKVGYFSFSANANYDENWVFETFRQSLVENESGVFETVRDTINGFDAYRTYSYGASVGTTVYGGWKSKNPESKVQAIRHIIRPNLSYSANPSFDEYYDRLATEQGLDAPGREEQFYSRFDGTLFGAPGRNFSSSINLGVQNNIEAKVRDSDSTKTDLKKVQILKSLNFNTSYNLAGDSLNWSPLQIRGVIPITKNIDINLDANFDPYALDNNNNRINTFNINNGGSLLRLTRAGFRTSFRLSSTDFENDDEKDPSKVNDRTMQNGGRADGLFGEPLDTSLDEPLEPKKQDVNVNKDRYRFKVPWSLNFAYTMTYNNAQRQNAINQQSLMVSGDLELSPRWSIGGNTGYDFANKGISFTTLRFQRDLESFNMSFNWTPIGPRNSWFFFIGIKASALSDIKWDQRRQPDPTF is encoded by the coding sequence ATGTCCATCACGGCACAGGAACTTCCAGAAACCGGAACACCTATTCCGGTTAAAAAACCTAATCCTGAACAGAATAAAGAGGAAAAGAAACCTGTGAATAAAGAGGTGGTTAACATTCCTGAGGTTCAAAAAGACACTGTAGTTAACGACTCGGTTAAAAAACCAAAAGCTTTCCTGGAATACCGCATTGAGTCTAGTGCTAAGGATTACAAACGTATTGATAGAAAAGGAAATACCATTACCTTATACAACGAGGCAAAAATTATTTACGGCGACATCACCATAGAGGCCGGAAAAATCATCATCAATAATAATACAGGAGATGTTTTTGCCTATGGTATCTTAAAAGATTCTTTAGGCTATACACAACGACCGGTATTCTCTCAAGGCAGTAATATTGTAAAGCCAGACTCCATTATTTTTAATAAAAACTCGCAAAAGGCATTAACTTTTAATTCTGAAACTACTCAAGGAGAGTTCAATGTCATCGCAGAAACGACTAAAAAAGTAAACGATTCTGTTTTCTACATGCAAAACGCTCGCTTTACTACTTCCAAAAATCCAGAAAATCCAGAATATTATTTCCTAGCTCGTAAAATCAAGTTTGTCCCAAATAAAAAGATTGTTACTGGACTGGTGAATATGTACATCGCAGATGTTCCGACACCCTTGGGATTGCCATTTGCTTACTTTCCTATGACGACAGAGCGTAAAAGTGGTATTATTATTCCTTCTTTCGGTAACAACAACAGTCAAGGGTATTTCTTACAAAACGGTGGTTACTATTTTGCAGTTAATGATTATATGGACCTTACTTTATTAGGGGATTACTTTACTAATGGTAGTTATGGTGGTCGAGTCGAAAGTAATTATTCAGTGCGCTATAAATTCAATGGTAGTGTGAGGTTCTTATATGAAAACCAATTGCAAAGCGAGCGCGGATTTTCTGACTTTGCTCAAACTTCTCGTTACAACTTAAACTGGCAACATTCTCAAGATGCTAAATCCAACCCAAGCTCTAGATTTAGCGCTAGTGTAAATTTAGGAAGCAGTCAGTTTTTTAGACAGTCTTTTAACCAAGTAAATCAAAGTGCGACGCTGGTGAACAACTTGAGCAGTTCCATCTCTTATTCTAAAGCTTTTCCTGGAGAACCACAAGTCAACTTCAGTACGAGTGTAACGCACAATCAAAATACCAATACCAATGCTGTAAACCTTACCTTGCCTACGCTCCAAGGTAGTGTTTCTAGGATATTCCCTTTTGCTCCCAAAGAAGGAACTAAAAAAGGAGTCATAGAAAACATCAACCTACAGTACAATTTAAGAGGAGAGAATCGCATCACAACAACAGATGAAGATTTTTTTACCGATAAGATGTTTGATAATGCCGTTATGGGATTAAAGCACAGTATCCCTATCGCTACTAACTTTAAAGTAGGCTACTTTAGTTTCAGTGCTAATGCTAATTACGATGAGAATTGGGTTTTTGAAACCTTTAGACAGTCACTTGTAGAAAATGAAAGTGGAGTTTTTGAGACCGTTCGCGATACTATAAATGGTTTTGATGCCTACCGTACTTATAGCTACGGGGCCAGTGTAGGAACCACGGTTTACGGTGGCTGGAAATCAAAGAATCCAGAGTCTAAAGTACAAGCCATCAGACACATCATACGTCCTAATTTAAGTTACTCGGCAAATCCTAGTTTTGATGAATATTACGACCGCTTAGCCACGGAGCAAGGACTGGACGCTCCAGGAAGAGAAGAACAGTTTTACAGCCGTTTTGACGGTACATTATTTGGTGCGCCAGGACGTAATTTTTCTAGCAGTATCAACTTAGGTGTTCAAAACAACATAGAAGCAAAAGTAAGGGATAGCGACTCCACAAAAACCGACCTTAAAAAGGTTCAAATTCTTAAAAGTTTAAATTTCAATACTTCTTATAACCTAGCCGGTGATTCCTTAAATTGGAGTCCACTGCAAATACGGGGTGTCATTCCGATTACCAAAAATATTGACATCAATCTAGATGCTAACTTTGATCCCTACGCATTGGATAACAACAATAACCGTATCAACACTTTTAACATTAACAATGGTGGTAGTCTATTGCGTTTGACACGTGCCGGTTTTCGTACCAGTTTTAGGTTGAGCAGTACCGATTTTGAAAATGATGACGAGAAAGATCCTTCAAAAGTTAATGATCGCACCATGCAAAATGGTGGACGTGCTGATGGCCTTTTTGGAGAACCTTTAGATACCTCTCTAGATGAGCCTTTAGAACCAAAAAAGCAGGATGTCAATGTGAATAAAGACCGGTACCGATTCAAAGTTCCATGGAGTTTGAATTTTGCTTATACGATGACCTACAATAACGCCCAACGACAGAATGCCATCAACCAGCAAAGTTTAATGGTCAGCGGTGATCTAGAACTATCGCCACGCTGGTCTATAGGTGGAAATACTGGTTATGATTTTGCTAACAAAGGGATTTCCTTCACCACCCTGCGTTTTCAGCGAGACTTAGAGAGTTTTAATATGAGCTTTAATTGGACGCCTATAGGTCCTAGAAACAGTTGGTTCTTCTTTATAGGCATCAAAGCCAGCGCTTTAAGCGATATCAAATGGGACCAGCGCAGACAACCAGATCCCACTTTTTAA
- a CDS encoding zinc-dependent metalloprotease has product MKITRYIVSLLFLVSAFAKAQSATSPQQFKGYYDFTYQEDKGNIILEVKDLDKEFLYVHSLTSGLGSNDIGLDRGQLGDGVVVKWIKSGNKLLLLQPNLNYRASATNEDEKASIEQAFAKSVLFGFEIKEHKNDTYVIDLTPFLMEDAHGVAKRLKDSKQGTYKLDKSRSVLWMENTKSFPKNTEFEAMLTFTGTPTGRDVRSVAPDASSISVIQHHSFVELPDAGYKPRAFHTRSGSFYTSYMDYSTPVFEPIEKRLITRHRLEKKNPEAAISEAVEPIIYYLDRGTPEPVRSALLEGAGWWNEAFESAGYKNAFQVKMLPEGADPMDLRYNVIQWVHRSTRGWSYGGSITDPRTGEIIKGHVSLGSLRIRQDFMIAQGLLKEPFKGNDKNHEAMMDMALARIRQLGAHEVGHTLGFAHNFAASTQGLTSVMDYPHPKYDIVDGVISLEDAYDIGMGRWDKLTVQYSYGNPVGSQSEAAFLQSIIKIADVENLKFISDSDARAAGGASASGHLWDNGANPSEELVHILKVREIAMNQFSIDNIRSGEALSVLEDVFVPVYFAHRYQVEATTKLVGGLEYEFLTKDGNQEFNQVDAFLQVQALRSILKTIDPETLKIPQSVLKLFPPRAYGYSRTRESFQSETGVSFDPLNAAATSVDMTFDLLFHPERMNRITTANALVSNSSKEVVNIKDFKDGSNAILTLGTLLNTVSDQVFTDHKNTDDYATAIAHRTQELFINHLMNLMASSRTNIDVKAAARNQLNKIEKDLSRRDVFENQLLTQIRQFHRHPELFQVKKLPAIPDGSPIGCGYSYE; this is encoded by the coding sequence ATGAAAATTACTAGGTACATCGTTTCCTTATTGTTTTTAGTTTCCGCTTTCGCGAAAGCGCAGTCTGCAACATCTCCCCAGCAATTTAAAGGCTATTACGACTTCACTTATCAGGAAGATAAAGGTAATATAATTCTAGAAGTCAAAGATCTAGACAAGGAATTTCTTTATGTACATTCCTTGACCAGTGGTTTAGGATCTAACGATATAGGACTAGATCGTGGACAACTAGGCGATGGAGTTGTAGTTAAATGGATCAAAAGTGGTAACAAGTTATTACTCCTACAGCCTAATTTAAACTATCGTGCAAGTGCTACCAATGAAGATGAAAAAGCATCCATAGAGCAAGCATTTGCAAAGTCTGTATTGTTTGGTTTTGAGATTAAGGAACATAAAAACGATACCTATGTGATAGATTTGACCCCGTTTTTAATGGAAGATGCTCATGGCGTAGCAAAAAGGTTGAAAGACAGCAAACAAGGAACTTATAAACTAGATAAATCACGCAGCGTTTTATGGATGGAAAACACCAAGAGTTTTCCTAAGAATACTGAATTTGAAGCCATGCTTACTTTTACAGGAACACCTACGGGAAGAGATGTGAGAAGTGTTGCTCCAGACGCCAGTAGTATTTCTGTCATCCAGCACCATAGTTTTGTAGAATTACCAGATGCAGGTTACAAGCCTCGTGCATTTCATACGCGTAGTGGATCGTTTTACACGAGTTATATGGATTACAGCACACCCGTTTTTGAACCTATTGAAAAGCGGTTGATTACCAGACACCGATTAGAAAAGAAAAACCCAGAAGCAGCAATCAGCGAGGCAGTAGAACCTATCATTTATTATTTAGATCGTGGAACACCAGAGCCAGTGCGCAGTGCTTTATTAGAAGGTGCCGGATGGTGGAATGAAGCTTTTGAGAGTGCAGGGTATAAGAATGCGTTTCAAGTGAAGATGCTTCCAGAAGGTGCAGATCCTATGGATTTGAGGTACAATGTGATCCAATGGGTGCATCGCAGCACTCGTGGCTGGAGTTATGGAGGCAGCATCACCGATCCACGAACTGGTGAGATCATCAAAGGTCATGTGAGTTTAGGAAGTTTGCGCATACGTCAAGATTTTATGATTGCACAAGGATTGCTTAAAGAACCTTTTAAAGGAAACGATAAAAACCATGAGGCCATGATGGATATGGCACTCGCAAGAATACGACAGTTAGGCGCTCATGAAGTAGGACATACCTTAGGTTTTGCACATAATTTTGCAGCCAGTACACAAGGCCTAACAAGTGTTATGGATTACCCGCATCCTAAATATGATATTGTAGATGGAGTGATTTCTTTAGAAGACGCTTACGATATAGGAATGGGAAGATGGGACAAATTAACGGTACAGTATTCTTATGGAAACCCAGTAGGCAGTCAATCTGAAGCCGCTTTTTTACAATCGATTATTAAAATAGCCGACGTTGAAAACCTCAAGTTCATTTCAGACAGCGATGCCAGAGCTGCAGGCGGTGCCAGTGCCAGTGGACACCTTTGGGATAATGGAGCAAATCCTAGTGAAGAATTGGTGCATATTTTAAAAGTTCGCGAGATAGCTATGAATCAGTTTTCTATAGATAATATTAGATCTGGAGAGGCTTTAAGCGTGTTAGAAGATGTATTTGTACCTGTTTATTTTGCACACAGATACCAAGTAGAAGCAACTACAAAACTTGTCGGCGGCCTGGAGTATGAATTTTTAACAAAGGATGGAAATCAAGAATTTAATCAGGTAGATGCTTTTCTACAAGTTCAAGCATTGCGCAGTATCTTAAAAACAATAGATCCAGAGACCTTGAAGATTCCGCAATCGGTTTTAAAATTATTCCCACCACGAGCTTACGGATATAGTAGAACGAGAGAAAGTTTTCAATCAGAAACTGGAGTGAGCTTTGATCCTTTAAACGCTGCAGCTACCAGTGTAGATATGACCTTTGATCTCTTGTTTCATCCAGAACGAATGAACAGAATCACCACTGCAAATGCGCTGGTATCTAATAGCTCTAAAGAGGTGGTTAATATCAAGGATTTTAAAGATGGCTCTAATGCTATTTTGACTTTAGGAACACTATTGAACACTGTTTCTGATCAGGTATTTACAGATCACAAAAACACGGACGATTACGCTACAGCCATTGCTCATAGAACTCAAGAACTCTTTATAAATCACTTGATGAACCTTATGGCTAGTTCTCGTACGAATATAGACGTAAAAGCTGCCGCAAGAAACCAATTGAATAAGATTGAAAAAGACCTGAGCAGGCGAGATGTTTTTGAAAACCAATTATTAACGCAAATCAGACAATTCCATAGGCATCCAGAATTGTTTCAAGTAAAAAAATTACCTGCGATTCCAGATGGAAGTCCTATAGGTTGTGGGTATTCTTATGAATAG
- a CDS encoding GlmU family protein, with protein sequence MNFILADFNKHEELLPFTYTRPTCEIRCGILTLREKWEKQLEETVSFQTEDYLQTKYPLVETNDNIVIAGNVFATAALCKAIKSLKPQQKLLAGNDLVAYRVKELHTPTIELEQVLFLEEEVDGIDFTWDIFSKNGKALEADFDLITKGRNSQPIPDSVNCINEDRIFIEEGATLQFATLNASTGAIYIGKDAEVMEGSIIRGAFALCDHSATKLGTKVYGPTTVGPHSKIGGEVNNSVIFGFSNKGHDGFLGNSVIGEWCNLGADTNTSNLKNNYSEVKLWNYETGRFAKTGLQFCGLMMGDHSKCGINTMFNTGTVIGVSANIYGAGYPRNFIPSFNWGGPQGNMTYKPAKAYEVADVVMKRRGLSLEQVDIDILDRVFEQTAQYRKD encoded by the coding sequence ATGAATTTTATCCTAGCCGACTTTAATAAGCACGAAGAATTATTGCCGTTTACTTATACACGACCTACATGTGAGATACGTTGTGGTATTTTGACATTACGAGAGAAGTGGGAAAAGCAGCTAGAAGAAACAGTTAGTTTTCAAACAGAGGATTATTTACAAACGAAATACCCACTGGTAGAAACAAACGACAATATAGTAATTGCAGGAAATGTGTTTGCTACTGCAGCACTATGTAAAGCGATAAAAAGCTTAAAGCCACAGCAAAAATTACTGGCAGGTAACGATCTGGTTGCCTATAGAGTAAAAGAATTACACACGCCTACCATAGAGTTGGAACAAGTACTTTTCTTAGAAGAAGAAGTAGACGGGATTGATTTTACTTGGGATATTTTTTCTAAGAATGGAAAAGCATTAGAAGCAGATTTTGACTTAATAACAAAAGGAAGAAACAGCCAGCCTATTCCTGATAGCGTGAATTGTATCAATGAAGATCGCATTTTTATAGAAGAAGGTGCTACACTTCAATTTGCAACTTTAAACGCTTCAACAGGAGCTATTTATATAGGTAAAGATGCTGAAGTGATGGAAGGCTCGATCATACGTGGTGCTTTTGCCTTGTGTGATCACAGTGCCACTAAATTAGGAACAAAGGTTTATGGCCCTACAACTGTAGGACCGCATTCTAAAATAGGAGGAGAGGTCAATAATTCTGTAATTTTTGGCTTTTCAAATAAAGGGCATGATGGTTTCTTAGGGAATTCTGTCATAGGAGAATGGTGCAATTTAGGAGCAGACACCAACACCAGCAACCTAAAAAACAACTATTCAGAAGTAAAACTCTGGAATTATGAAACAGGTCGTTTTGCAAAAACCGGGCTTCAGTTTTGTGGATTGATGATGGGAGATCACTCTAAATGTGGTATCAATACCATGTTCAATACTGGAACCGTAATAGGAGTGAGTGCCAATATCTACGGAGCTGGCTACCCGCGTAATTTTATCCCATCGTTTAATTGGGGTGGACCACAAGGTAATATGACTTACAAACCTGCCAAAGCTTATGAAGTAGCTGACGTTGTTATGAAACGCCGAGGTTTATCACTGGAGCAAGTAGATATTGATATTTTAGATCGCGTATTTGAGCAAACGGCCCAGTACCGCAAAGATTAA
- a CDS encoding DUF3810 domain-containing protein: protein MQKNRSLFIAIGLLTLQVSFYYSLRFFPSTVESLYSTGVYPFISKAMRLGLGWVPFSFGDLVYSVAIIMVIRWLWLSKRDLISFSRHARGRAGKRYTQLFLSLNIILALFHCMWGFNYYREPLHEVLELDNKYSTEELKAVVYQLVFTSNKLHEQLQKTDSLPVTFTRSQSEIFDLAPIAFKNIDHIYPALDYGNSSIKESLLTMPLSYMGYSGYLNPLTGEAQTNAWINNYKTPVLTLHEMSHQLGFAKENEANFIAIIAGMNHDDLHFQYSASIFALRYCINELYLKDPKAYEEIRPLIRDGVFENYKELQDFWSQYKGVIEEVSQVTYDTYLKANNQPGGMETYSYVVALIVNYYK from the coding sequence ATGCAAAAAAACCGCTCGCTCTTTATTGCCATAGGACTATTAACTCTTCAAGTCAGCTTTTATTACAGCTTGCGTTTTTTCCCATCTACCGTAGAGTCGCTTTACAGTACAGGTGTTTATCCCTTTATCTCAAAAGCTATGAGGCTAGGTTTGGGATGGGTTCCCTTCTCATTTGGAGATCTGGTATACTCTGTTGCTATCATTATGGTCATAAGGTGGTTGTGGTTGAGTAAAAGGGATTTGATCTCGTTTTCCCGCCATGCCCGTGGGCGGGCAGGAAAACGATACACACAACTATTTCTTTCCTTAAATATCATCCTTGCTCTTTTTCACTGTATGTGGGGGTTTAATTATTACAGAGAGCCCTTACACGAGGTATTAGAACTAGATAATAAATACAGTACTGAAGAACTAAAAGCAGTCGTTTACCAGCTTGTTTTCACCTCCAATAAATTACACGAACAATTACAAAAGACAGACTCCCTTCCTGTGACGTTTACGAGGTCGCAGTCAGAAATTTTTGACCTAGCTCCTATTGCTTTTAAAAACATAGACCATATTTATCCAGCACTAGATTACGGGAATTCCAGCATCAAAGAATCGTTGCTCACAATGCCCTTATCTTATATGGGTTACAGTGGTTATTTGAATCCGCTGACTGGTGAGGCACAAACAAATGCCTGGATCAATAATTACAAAACTCCAGTGCTTACCTTACATGAAATGTCGCATCAGTTGGGATTTGCAAAAGAAAATGAAGCCAATTTTATTGCGATCATTGCTGGAATGAATCACGACGATCTTCACTTTCAGTACAGCGCTAGTATTTTTGCATTGCGCTATTGCATCAATGAATTATACCTCAAAGACCCTAAGGCTTATGAGGAGATAAGACCCTTAATACGTGATGGTGTTTTTGAGAATTATAAGGAGCTACAAGACTTCTGGAGCCAGTATAAAGGGGTTATAGAAGAAGTTTCTCAGGTGACCTACGACACCTATCTAAAAGCCAATAATCAGCCAGGTGGAATGGAGACTTACAGCTACGTAGTTGCCCTTATTGTTAACTACTACAAATAA
- a CDS encoding amidohydrolase family protein — MKRIFSLLLLVCISVQAQEYFPNNDDISAVSNITRVITNATIVTSPGKMISDGTIIIKNGKIEAIGKGISIPKNAVIEDAGGNYIYPSFIESYGDLSMKTPQRASRNGTAQYDEGRKGYYWNDHIRAEQSAMDYFVYDEKEAKKYVDAGFGTVQTHLHDGIARGNGMLIALDNNGTDADRILKQESGNFFSLSKSRQSNQSYPTSMMGGLALLRQTHFDADWYAKGHSKSKDLSLEALNAKKNLVQIIEAGNKKNVLRVDKLGDRIGKQFVIVGGEDAYEMIADVKATNAALIVPVNFPDAYDVSNPNLEWFVNLGDMREWKQAPGNLMTLSKAGITYAVTTKDLKSPADLMSKLKQAIAYGLTEDQALAALTTIPAGMLQVTDLVGTLEKGKLANFIMTSGKLFEDDTEIYENWVKGSKHVIKDRSTKDIDGSYATTINGTTYDITIKGKGKKSTVKIDSITLGSKITYDGDWINIVTTQKDADNKSYTRFLATSQVDNISGTAYLPNGQEMAFTAIKNKDASKEDKEEEEKGDDDKAIKQMGTMTYPNIGYGSESKPTTETILYRNATVWTNEKEGILENTDVLVKDGQIAKIGKNLSDGNARIVDATGKHLTSGIVDEHSHIAIDSGVNEAGHNSTAEVTIEDVVDHEDINIYRDLAGGVTSSQLLHGSANPIGGRSAIIKLKWGYKADEMIYSDSPKFIKFALGENVKQSRSPNGVRFPQTRMGVEQVFEDYFSRARAYANAKDSKDFRYDEEMEVLLEILESERFVSCHSYVQSEINMLMKVAEKHGFRINTFTHILEGYKVADKMAEHGAGASTFSDWWAYKYEVNDAIPYNGAIMHSQGVLTAFNSDDAEMSRRLNQEAAKAVKYGGVSEEEAWKFVTLNPAKLLHIDDRTGSIKKGKDADLVLWNTNPLSVTARPEITMIDGIVFFDLERDLGFRESIKEERQQLVNEMIMAKNKGMKTQTPKKKDKTLYECETIHW, encoded by the coding sequence ATGAAAAGAATATTTTCTCTCTTGCTATTGGTTTGCATCTCCGTGCAAGCACAAGAGTATTTCCCTAACAACGACGACATCAGTGCGGTAAGCAATATCACTAGGGTGATTACTAATGCGACTATCGTTACAAGTCCTGGTAAAATGATTTCCGATGGAACCATTATTATTAAAAATGGTAAAATAGAAGCTATAGGAAAAGGCATTTCTATACCTAAAAATGCTGTAATAGAAGACGCTGGTGGTAATTACATCTACCCTTCTTTTATAGAGTCCTATGGTGACCTATCCATGAAAACTCCGCAACGAGCTAGCCGTAATGGAACCGCACAATACGACGAAGGTCGTAAGGGATATTACTGGAATGATCACATCAGAGCAGAGCAAAGCGCGATGGATTATTTTGTGTACGATGAAAAAGAAGCAAAAAAATATGTAGATGCTGGTTTTGGAACTGTACAAACGCACCTTCACGACGGTATTGCCCGTGGTAACGGTATGTTGATAGCTCTAGATAATAACGGTACTGACGCAGACCGTATTTTAAAACAAGAAAGCGGTAATTTCTTCTCGTTGAGTAAAAGCCGTCAGTCTAATCAAAGTTATCCTACTTCCATGATGGGAGGTTTGGCTTTATTACGTCAGACTCATTTTGATGCAGACTGGTATGCAAAAGGACACTCTAAATCAAAAGATTTATCTCTAGAGGCTCTGAATGCAAAGAAAAACCTAGTTCAAATCATTGAAGCTGGAAATAAGAAAAACGTTCTTAGAGTTGATAAATTAGGAGATCGTATAGGAAAGCAATTTGTAATCGTAGGTGGAGAAGACGCTTATGAGATGATTGCTGATGTGAAAGCTACTAACGCTGCTCTTATTGTTCCTGTTAATTTCCCAGATGCTTATGATGTTTCCAATCCTAATTTAGAATGGTTTGTAAATCTAGGCGATATGAGAGAATGGAAACAGGCTCCAGGTAATTTAATGACCTTATCTAAAGCAGGTATTACTTATGCGGTAACTACTAAAGATTTAAAATCTCCAGCAGATTTAATGAGTAAATTAAAGCAAGCCATCGCATATGGTCTAACTGAAGATCAGGCATTGGCTGCTCTTACTACTATTCCTGCTGGAATGCTTCAAGTAACTGACCTAGTAGGAACGCTAGAGAAAGGAAAGCTGGCTAACTTTATAATGACCTCTGGAAAACTATTTGAAGACGATACAGAGATTTATGAAAACTGGGTCAAAGGTTCTAAGCATGTTATAAAAGACAGAAGTACAAAAGACATTGACGGTTCTTATGCCACTACAATAAACGGAACTACCTATGATATTACGATAAAAGGAAAAGGTAAAAAGTCTACAGTAAAAATAGACAGCATCACTCTAGGTTCTAAAATTACATACGACGGTGACTGGATCAATATTGTAACAACTCAAAAGGACGCTGACAATAAATCCTATACTCGCTTTTTAGCAACATCTCAAGTTGACAACATAAGCGGAACTGCCTACTTACCTAATGGTCAAGAAATGGCTTTCACCGCAATAAAAAACAAAGATGCTTCTAAAGAGGATAAGGAAGAGGAAGAAAAAGGAGATGATGATAAGGCCATAAAGCAAATGGGAACGATGACCTATCCTAACATAGGTTATGGAAGTGAATCAAAACCTACAACAGAAACCATCTTATACCGCAACGCTACCGTATGGACTAATGAAAAGGAAGGGATTCTAGAAAATACCGACGTGCTTGTTAAAGACGGCCAAATAGCTAAGATAGGTAAAAACCTAAGTGATGGAAATGCTAGAATCGTAGATGCTACTGGTAAGCATTTAACCAGTGGAATCGTTGATGAGCACAGTCACATCGCTATAGACAGCGGAGTTAACGAAGCCGGACATAATTCCACTGCAGAAGTAACCATTGAAGACGTAGTAGATCACGAAGACATTAATATCTATAGAGATCTTGCAGGTGGAGTAACCTCTTCACAATTACTTCACGGTAGTGCTAACCCAATTGGTGGACGTAGCGCTATCATTAAGTTAAAATGGGGCTACAAAGCAGATGAGATGATTTACAGCGACTCTCCTAAATTTATCAAATTTGCTTTAGGAGAAAATGTAAAACAATCTCGTTCTCCAAATGGAGTGCGTTTTCCACAGACAAGAATGGGAGTAGAACAAGTTTTTGAAGACTATTTTTCTAGAGCACGCGCTTATGCAAATGCAAAAGACTCTAAAGACTTCCGTTATGATGAAGAAATGGAAGTGTTATTAGAGATCTTAGAAAGTGAGCGTTTCGTTTCTTGTCACTCATATGTGCAAAGCGAAATCAATATGTTGATGAAAGTTGCTGAAAAGCACGGTTTCCGTATCAACACTTTCACCCATATCTTAGAAGGTTACAAAGTAGCTGATAAAATGGCTGAACACGGCGCTGGTGCATCTACCTTCAGTGACTGGTGGGCTTACAAATACGAAGTAAACGACGCTATTCCTTACAACGGTGCGATCATGCACTCTCAAGGAGTGCTTACCGCTTTTAATTCTGATGATGCTGAAATGTCTCGTCGATTAAATCAAGAAGCTGCTAAAGCAGTTAAATACGGTGGTGTGAGTGAAGAAGAAGCCTGGAAGTTTGTGACTTTGAACCCTGCAAAACTATTGCATATTGATGACCGCACCGGTAGTATCAAGAAAGGGAAAGATGCCGATTTAGTGCTTTGGAATACCAACCCATTAAGTGTGACTGCTAGACCTGAAATCACGATGATTGATGGAATTGTGTTTTTTGATTTGGAACGTGACTTAGGCTTTCGCGAAAGCATAAAAGAAGAAAGACAACAACTCGTAAATGAGATGATCATGGCCAAAAATAAAGGAATGAAAACTCAGACACCAAAAAAGAAAGACAAGACTTTATATGAATGCGAAACAATTCACTGGTAA